The genomic stretch CGGATGCGCGTGAATCGTTAGCGATTACGGCGCGGGGGCGGGTGCCTTCGGCGACCTGCTCGTGTCCAAGTACAAGGGCGGCTGCCTGCGCGAGCTCAAGAGCGAGTGCCGGAGTGATAATCTCATTCGCGAGGCCGCGCACGCCGTCAGTTCCAAAAAGTCGTTCAGTCACCTTACTATCTTACGCCGGAACCGCCCCCGCTTTGGTAGGCAGGGGCGGTTCTTAGTTATTTTCTTAGCAGGTTTATTGAATAAACCAACCAAAAGTTTTATTTATTGGATGACAGGAAAACCTTCGGGGTCACTGCCGCCTTCTTCTTCAAAAACATCCGTTGCAGAACGTACAATCAAAGGATCGCAAGTTCCCACGACTTCACGGTCTTTTGAGGTGTAGTCGAATTGTGAAAGCACGTAACGCATGGCTTCCAAACGAGCACGCTTCTTATCATTTGACTTAATAACGGTCCACGGAGCATCGCCGGTATGGGTGTAGAAGAACATGGCTTCTTTCGCAGCAGTGTAATCATCCCACTTATCGAGCGAAGCTAGGTCAGTAGGTGATAGCTTCCACTGACGAACAGGATCAGTACGGCGTGAGGTAAAGCGTGCCAGCTGTTCCTGCTTGGTAACTGAGAACCAGAACTTAATGAGCTTAATGCCCGAGTTCACGAGCATACGCTCCAGGTCGGGTACTTCGCGCATAAACTCGAAGTACTGGGCCTGCGTGCAATAGCCCATCACACGCTCAACCCCGGCGCGGTTGTACCAGGAACGGTCCATCATGACGATCTCGCCACCAGAGGGTAAGTGCTTGATATAGCGCTGGAAATACCACTGAGTCTGTTCAATATCGGTTGGCTTTTCAAGAGCCACCACGCGAGCCCCACGGGGGTTCAGGTGTTCCGTAAAGCGTTTGATGGAACCACCCTTACCCGCAGCATCGCGTCCCTCAAAAATAATGAGGATTTTCTGCCCGGTCGATTTTGCCCATAGCTGGAGCTTCAGAAGCTCAATCTGCAGTGCGCGTTTTTCTTTTTCGTATGCTTTACGACCGAGTTTTTCATCGTAGGGGTAGCCAATCTTCCAGGCATCGCCCCTTGAGCTTTTCTTATTTCCGCTCAGAGCATGGGTGAGAGATGCCATTTCATCCAGTTCTGCCGCATAGTCTTCAACCACCGAGGTGCGACGAACTTGGGGTTTGAGAGCTTCTTTAATAGCGTGCTTTTTCTCTGATACGGCTGGATCTGCAACATCGGAAGACTGAGGAGCAGTTTCGGGTACGGTACTCTCGACCTGCTCCGTTGCGGGCTGAAGGTTCTTTTCTGTCATGAATTCTCTTTCCGTTCGTGTCTGCTTTGACACTTTAACTGTACCGAGAGTGAGAATGAGTGACAAATGTAACAGTTATCGCAACCTTATGCAGGTAAACCCCTTATAATGCACAAAGCCCCCGCGCTTCTTTGGGAAGTGCGGGGGCTTTGTGCAGCAGAACCAGCGATTAACGCTTGGAGAACTGCGAAGCCTTGCGTGCCTTCTTGAGACCGGCCTTCTTACGCTCGATAACACGTGCGTCGCGAGTCAAGAAGCCTGCCTTCTTCAGCGCGGGACGATTGTTCTCACGATCAATCTCGTTGAGGGCACGAGCGATACCAAGGCGCAGCGCGCCTGCCTGACCGGAGGGACCACCACCGCTGATGCGTGCAATCACATCGTAAGCACCTTCAAGTTCCAGGATCTTGAACGGCTGGTTCACATCCTGCTGGTGCAATTTATTGGGGAAGTAGCTATCCAGGCTACGGCCGTTAATGGTCCAGTTACCGGAACCGGGAACCACGCGAACACGTGCCACTGCTTCCTTACGACGACCGACTGCAGCACCTGCAACAGTCAGTGCCGGACGGCTTGTCTGTGCAGCCGCCGCGACGGGGGCTGCGGATTCCGAGGTGTAGCTAGTGAGCTCTTCCTCGACTACGATCTGCTCTTCGTTCTGAGCCACGATTTCTCCTAATAGTTTCTTCGTAGGCCCGAATTACTGGGCGACCTGGTTGAATTCGTAGGTCTTGGGCTGCTGTGCCGCGTGCGGGTGCTCGGGACCAGCGTAGACCTTCAGCTTCTTGATCTGCTGTGCAGCTAGCTTGTTCTTGGGCAGCATGCCCTTCACAGCCTTCTCAACCGCACGAACAGGGTTGGTTTCAAGAAGCTCTGCATAATTGACGGACTTCAGACCGCCAGG from Rothia dentocariosa ATCC 17931 encodes the following:
- the ppk2 gene encoding polyphosphate kinase 2 — protein: MTEKNLQPATEQVESTVPETAPQSSDVADPAVSEKKHAIKEALKPQVRRTSVVEDYAAELDEMASLTHALSGNKKSSRGDAWKIGYPYDEKLGRKAYEKEKRALQIELLKLQLWAKSTGQKILIIFEGRDAAGKGGSIKRFTEHLNPRGARVVALEKPTDIEQTQWYFQRYIKHLPSGGEIVMMDRSWYNRAGVERVMGYCTQAQYFEFMREVPDLERMLVNSGIKLIKFWFSVTKQEQLARFTSRRTDPVRQWKLSPTDLASLDKWDDYTAAKEAMFFYTHTGDAPWTVIKSNDKKRARLEAMRYVLSQFDYTSKDREVVGTCDPLIVRSATDVFEEEGGSDPEGFPVIQ
- the rpsI gene encoding 30S ribosomal protein S9, whose translation is MAQNEEQIVVEEELTSYTSESAAPVAAAAQTSRPALTVAGAAVGRRKEAVARVRVVPGSGNWTINGRSLDSYFPNKLHQQDVNQPFKILELEGAYDVIARISGGGPSGQAGALRLGIARALNEIDRENNRPALKKAGFLTRDARVIERKKAGLKKARKASQFSKR